In Haliotis asinina isolate JCU_RB_2024 chromosome 16, JCU_Hal_asi_v2, whole genome shotgun sequence, the following are encoded in one genomic region:
- the LOC137267826 gene encoding uncharacterized protein gives MAQNEEPRSPSFDMDSIMRELEEKGYAVIPDVCSAQDCDEYISQYRDWVSQFKEDDWPSNLYSVIQGYDIGHFENTWKCRFKAKPVFAKVWKTEKLLTSFDGVAISTPPEDEKFGIYDTGKAWLHVDQPAERVGLHGYQGALYLEEATETDFCFRVLSGSHKHTQRFFDEFEAAARKSRIGHYELNDDDKSWFRRKGCVTTKVPVPKGGMVLWDSRTVHDNCKPEKGRSNSDRWRFVVFVCMTPARWARPQDISDKRKVYNHRLMTGHWPSQGINIFDKCDPFYHSEIKSPIGERLPEVAMTKEAKLLSGVVEYDFDDGEPNGPSWEPIWNENTSSY, from the exons ATGGCGCAAAATGAGGAACCTAGAAGTCCGTCTTTTGACAT GGACTCAATAATGAGAGAACTTGAGGAGAAAGGGTATGCTGTGATACCGGATGTGTGCAGTGCGCAGGACTGTGACGAGTACATATCCCAGTACCGTGATTGGGTGTCCCAGTTTAAGGAAGATGATTGGCCGTCTAACTTGTATTCAGTTATTCAAGGATATGACATTGGTCATTTCGAGAACACCTGGAAATGCCGATTTAAAGCCAAGCCAGTGTTTGCTAAAGTTTGGAAGACAGAGAAGCTCCTCACAAGCTTTGACGGAGTTGCCATATCCACTCCACCAGAAGATGAAAAGTTCGGAATTTATGACACTGGGAAAGCATGGTTGCATGTTGACCAGCCGGCAGAGAGAGTTGGTCTCCATGGTTACCAAGGCGCCCTGTACTTGGAGGAGGCGACAGAAACCGACTTCTGCTTTCGGGTTTTGTCGGGATCGCATAAACATACCCAAAGATTTTTTGATGAATTTGAGGCCGCTGCAAGGAAGAGTAGAATCGGTCACTATGAATTAAATGACGACGACAAATCTTGGTTCAGGAGGAAAGGCTGCGTTACCACAAAAGTACCTGTTCCGAAAGGAGGGATGGTCCTTTGGGATTCTCGGACCGTGCATGATAATTGTAAACCAGAGAAAGGCCGCTCCAATTCCGACAGGTGGCGCTTTGTAGTGTTCGTCTGCATGACTCCTGCTAGGTGGGCTCGGCCCCAAGATATCTCTGACAAGAGGAAAGTTTACAATCATCGACTGATGACTGGGCATTGGCCATCCCAAGGTATCAACATCTTTGACAAGTGTGATCCTTTTTATCATAGCGAAATCAAGTCTCCGATAGGAGAGCGTCTTCCGGAGGTTGCAATGACAAAGGAGGCCAAGCTGTTGTCTGGAGTGGTGGAGTACGACTTTGACGACGGCGAACCCAACGGGCCTTCCTGGGAACCGATATGGAATGAAAATACCAGCTCCTATTAG
- the LOC137268515 gene encoding uncharacterized protein, with protein MAKSEVPGSPSFDKDYIMKDLEEKGYAVIPDVCSAQDCDEYISQYRDWLSQFEEDDWPSNMHSVIQGYDIGHFENTWKCRFKAKPVFAKVWETEKLLTSFDGVAISFPPEDEKFGIYDTGKAWLHVDQPAERVGLHGYQGALYLEEATETDFCLRVLSGSHKYFNEFFDEFETAARKSNRIDYYRLNDDDKSWFRRKGCVTTKVPVPKGGMVLWDSRTVHDNCRPEKGRSNSDRWRFVVFVCMTPAKWARAEDIPSKLRAYNHRMMTSHWPSQGINIFDKCDPFNHREIKSPIGERLPEVAMTKEAKLLSGVVEYDFDDGEPNGPSWEPIWNENTNYY; from the coding sequence GGACTATATAATGAAAGACCTTGAAGAGAAAGGGTATGCTGTAATACCGGATGTATGCAGTGCGCAGGACTGTGACGAGTACATATCCCAGTACCGTGATTGGCTGTCCCAGTTTGAGGAAGATGATTGGCCGTCTAACATGCATTCAGTCATTCAGGGATATGACATTGGTCATTTCGAGAACACCTGGAAATGCCGATTTAAAGCCAAGCCAGTGTTTGCTAAAGTTTGGGAGACAGAGAAGCTCCTCACAAGCTTTGACGGAGTTGCCATATCCTTCCCGCCAGAAGATGAAAAGTTCGGAATTTATGACACTGGGAAAGCATGGTTGCACGTTGACCAGCCAGCAGAGAGAGTTGGTCTCCATGGTTACCAAGGCGCCCTGTACTTGGAGGAGGCGACAGAAACTGACTTCTGCCTTCGGGTCTTGTCGGGATCACATAAATATTTCAACGAATTCTTTGATGAATTTGAGACCGCTGCAAGGAAAAGCAACAGGATCGATTATTACAGATTAAATGACGACGACAAATCTTGGTTCAGGAGAAAAGGCTGCGTTACCACAAAGGTACCTGTTCCGAAAGGAGGGATGGTCCTTTGGGATTCTCGGACAGTGCATGATAACTGTAGACCAGAGAAAGGCCGCTCCAATTCCGACAGGTGGCGCTTTGTAGTGTTCGTCTGCATGACTCCTGCCAAGTGGGCTCGGGCTGAAGACATTCCCTCAAAGCTCAGAGCTTACAATCATAGgatgatgacgtcacactggCCATCCCAAGGAATCAACATCTTTGACAAGTGTGATCCCTTTAATCATCGCGAAATCAAGTCTCCGATAGGAGAGCGTCTTCCGGAGGTTGCAATGACAAAGGAGGCCAAGCTGTTGTCTGGAGTGGTGGAATACGACTTTGACGACGGCGAGCCCAACGGGCCTTCCTGGGAACCGATATGGAATGAGAATACCAACTACTATTAG